ACAGCCGGCCCGCCTCCAGCAGCCCCGGCCGCGCCTGCACCGGGTCGGCGGCCTCGATGGCCGCCTGGTCGGGGTGGCTCATGGTGAGGTCCAGCCAGGGCGATATCAGTACGATCCGCGACGGCTGCGCCCCCGTACGGTCGCGCAGCCGCTGGGCGGCGGCCAGCGCCATCCCGGCTCCCGCCGCGTCCCCGATGAGCACGGTACCGCCGGCTCCGCCGCTCGCGATCAACCCGCTGAGCAGGTCCGCGGCCACCGGAACCGTCCGGTCCGCGGTCCCGCGCGGGGCCAGTATGTACGCCGGTACGACGACGCGCGCCTGCGCCTCGGTGACCAGGGTCCGGATCAACGACCAGTGCGGCCGGACCAGCTCGTTGATGTACCCGCCGCCGTGCACGTACAGCACCTGGGCCGCGGGCTCGACCCCGCGAGGCGACGCGTCGTACACCGGCCAGGCACCGACGAAGGTGCGGGAGACCTCGGCGACCCGGCCCAGCGAGCGCGGCGGCAGGTGCGACGCCGGCCGGCGGGCCGACTCGGCCACCCGCGCGCGTACCGCCTCGGCACTCGCGAACCGTCTTCGCCGACCCGCCGCGATCAGCGCGACCGACAGCGCTCTGCTGCGCAGACTCGGCACGCCCCTCACCTCCCCATTCCCTGCCCCGGCCGCGGGCCCCTGCCCAGGCCACAGCCCTTCACGGGAGGAGCATAGGCGTGAAGCTGGGCTGTCGACCCGCTTAAGAAATCCTCGATGGACTGATCACCTCCGCGCTCGGCAGATTGGTCCTTGTCGATACGTCGCACCCGACCCCGTGGTTGCAACGTCCCCTCCGCATGCCTGGAGCCACTCCCATGAAGGCACTCGTCAAGCACAAGGCCGAGCCCGGGCTGTGGCTCATGGACGTACCGGAGCCCGAGTACGGCCCCGGCGACGTGCTGATCAAGGTGCTGCGCACCGGCATCTGCGGTACGGACCTGCACATCCGCTCCTGGGACGGCTGGGCGCAGGGCGCGGTCAAGACCCCGCTCGTGCTCGGCCACGAGTTCGTGGGCGAGGTCGCCGCCGTCGGCGCTGACGTCCAGGACATCGAGACCGGCGCGCTCGTCAGCGGCGAGGGCCACCTGGTGTGCGGCAAGTGCCGCAACTGCCTGGCCGGGCGCCGCCACCTGTGCCGCAGCACGGTCGGCCTCGGCGTCGGGCGCGACGGCGCCTTCGCCGAGTACGTCGTCCTGCCCGCGCAGAACGTGTGGGTGCACCGGACCGCCGTGGACCTGGACGTGGCGGCGATCTTCGACCCGTTCGGCAACGCCGTCCACACGGCGCTCTCGTTCCCGCTGGTCGGCGAGGACGTACTGATCACCGGCGCGGGCCCGATCGGGATCATGGCGGCGGCCGTGGCCAAGCACGCCGGTGCGCGCAACGTCGTCATCACCGACGTCAGCCCCGAGCGCCTCGAGATCGCCCGCAAGGCCGGCGCCACGCTCGCGCTCGACGTCTCGAAGGCGACGATCGCCGACGCGCAGGCGCGTCTGGGCCTGCGCGAGGGCTTCGACATCGGCCTGGAGATGTCCGGCCGTGGCGAGGCCATGCGCGACATGATCGACAACATGACGCACGGCGGCCGGATCGCCATGCTGGGCCTGCCCGCGCAGGAGTTCCCGGTGGACTGGGCGAAGGTCGTCACCTCGATGATCACGATCAAGGGCATCTACGGCCGCGAGATGTTCGAGACCTGGTACGCGATGACGGTGCTGCTGGAAGGCGGCCTGGACCTCAGCCCGGTCATCACCGGCCGCTACTCGCACCGTGACTTCGAGGCCGCGTTCGACGAGGCGGCCACCGCCCGCAGCGGCAAGATCATCCTGGACTGGACGGCGTAACGGCCCCCGGGCCGCGGCGAGCAGGGCGCGACCGCCCTCCTCGCCTCAGGTCCTCCTCGCCTCCGTCCCACCGAACCATCTCCCTCCGGCCGGGCCCCGCCCACCCTCCCCCCTCCGCGGGGCCCGGCCCCCTTCGTCCGCCGCACAAGGAGAAGCCGAAGCCCATGTTCGAGTCCGTACGCGAAGACCTCCGCACCACCCTCGACGAGATCCGCGCCGCGGGCCTGCACAAGCCCGAGCGCGTCATCGGCACCCCGCAGAACGCGGCCGTCGCGGTGACCGCGGGCGGCGCCCCCGGTGAGGTCCTCAACTTCTGCGCCAACAACTACCTGGGCCTGGCCGACCACCCCGAGGTCGTCGCCGCCGCCAAGGACGCGCTGGACCGCTGGGGCTACGGCATGGCCTCGGTCCGCTTCATCTGCGGTACGCAGGAGGTGCACAAGGAGCTCGAGGCGCGGCTGTCCTCGTTCCTCGGCCAGGAGGACACGATCCTCTACTCCTCCTGCTTCGACGCCAACGGCGGCGTCTTCGAGACCCTGCTCGGTGCCGAGGACGCGGTGATCTCCGACGCCCTCAACCACGCCTCGATCATCGACGGCATCCGCCTGTCCAAGGCCCGCCGCTTCCGGTACGCCAACCGCGACATGACCGAGCTCGAGGCCCGCCTGAAGGAGGCCACCGAGGGCGGCGCGCGGCGCAAGCTGATCGTCACCGACGGCGTCTTCTCCATGGACGGCTACGTCGCCCCGCTCGCCGAGATCTGCGACCTCGCGGAGCGCTACGACGCCATGGTCATGGTCGACGACTCGCACGCCGTCGGCTTCGTCGGCCCCGGCGGCCGCGGCACGCCGGAACTGCACGGGGTCATGGACCGCATCGACATCATCACCGGCACCCTCGGCAAGGCCCTCGGCGGGGCCTCCGGCGGCTACGTCGCGGCCCGCGCCGAGATCGTCGAGCTGCTGCGCCAGCGCTCGCGCCCGTACCTGTTCTCCAACTCCCTGGCGCCGGTCATCGCCGCGGCTTCGCTGAAGGTCCTGGACCTGCTGGAGTCGGCTGGCGACCTGCGCGAGCGGCTCGCCGCCAACACCTCGCTCTTCCGCACGAAGATGACCGAGGCCGGCTTCGAGATCCTCCCCGGCGACCACGCCATCGCCCCGGTGATGATCGGCGACGCGGCGGAGGCGGCCAAGATGGCGGAGCTGCTGCTCGAGCGCGGCGTGTACGTGATCGGCTTCTCCTACCCGGTGGTCCCGATGGGCGCGGCCCGCATCCGCGTCCAGCTCTCGGCG
The Streptomyces sp. NBC_01296 DNA segment above includes these coding regions:
- a CDS encoding alpha/beta hydrolase fold domain-containing protein — its product is MPSLRSRALSVALIAAGRRRRFASAEAVRARVAESARRPASHLPPRSLGRVAEVSRTFVGAWPVYDASPRGVEPAAQVLYVHGGGYINELVRPHWSLIRTLVTEAQARVVVPAYILAPRGTADRTVPVAADLLSGLIASGGAGGTVLIGDAAGAGMALAAAQRLRDRTGAQPSRIVLISPWLDLTMSHPDQAAIEAADPVQARPGLLEAGRLYAGTLATDDPRVSPLHGSFAGLAPLTVFTGTRDVLTTDSRELLRRARADGVEVEFHEEPGLPHGYPLLPVPEGRAARDRIVELIRSAADE
- the tdh gene encoding L-threonine 3-dehydrogenase yields the protein MKALVKHKAEPGLWLMDVPEPEYGPGDVLIKVLRTGICGTDLHIRSWDGWAQGAVKTPLVLGHEFVGEVAAVGADVQDIETGALVSGEGHLVCGKCRNCLAGRRHLCRSTVGLGVGRDGAFAEYVVLPAQNVWVHRTAVDLDVAAIFDPFGNAVHTALSFPLVGEDVLITGAGPIGIMAAAVAKHAGARNVVITDVSPERLEIARKAGATLALDVSKATIADAQARLGLREGFDIGLEMSGRGEAMRDMIDNMTHGGRIAMLGLPAQEFPVDWAKVVTSMITIKGIYGREMFETWYAMTVLLEGGLDLSPVITGRYSHRDFEAAFDEAATARSGKIILDWTA
- a CDS encoding glycine C-acetyltransferase, whose amino-acid sequence is MFESVREDLRTTLDEIRAAGLHKPERVIGTPQNAAVAVTAGGAPGEVLNFCANNYLGLADHPEVVAAAKDALDRWGYGMASVRFICGTQEVHKELEARLSSFLGQEDTILYSSCFDANGGVFETLLGAEDAVISDALNHASIIDGIRLSKARRFRYANRDMTELEARLKEATEGGARRKLIVTDGVFSMDGYVAPLAEICDLAERYDAMVMVDDSHAVGFVGPGGRGTPELHGVMDRIDIITGTLGKALGGASGGYVAARAEIVELLRQRSRPYLFSNSLAPVIAAASLKVLDLLESAGDLRERLAANTSLFRTKMTEAGFEILPGDHAIAPVMIGDAAEAAKMAELLLERGVYVIGFSYPVVPMGAARIRVQLSAAHSTADVERAIAAFIDARSALAATGA